One Longimicrobium sp. genomic region harbors:
- a CDS encoding prolyl oligopeptidase family serine peptidase: protein MTSRSRQWAPGPRDTAVCIRLYPAILVTAGLNDSRVGYREPAMKTDGNPLLLRTNMGAGHGGSSGRYDALREQAFRYAFILDQLGIRN from the coding sequence GTGACGAGCCGGAGTAGGCAGTGGGCGCCCGGTCCTCGCGACACGGCTGTTTGCATCCGGCTCTACCCGGCGATCCTGGTGACGGCGGGGCTCAACGACTCGCGCGTGGGCTACCGGGAGCCGGCGATGAAGACGGACGGCAACCCGCTGCTGCTGCGCACCAACATGGGCGCGGGCCACGGCGGCTCGTCGGGGCGCTACGACGCGCTGCGCGAGCAGGCGTTCCGCTACGCCTTCATCCTGGACCAGCTCGGCATCCGCAACTGA
- a CDS encoding DUF4157 domain-containing protein — MRTFAQKQDRPPKQASPRAVHPGQAASGPTAAAYPFHYGRIPLYLTAPVQPQAKLTVNTPGDPYEKEADRVAGQVMRMPEPRVQRACACGGGTEEECEECRARGTVVQRRVAEEGAPHAEGTRPAAAPAIVDEAARAPGRPLDPATRAFMETRFGRDFGGVRIHVGGQAAAAARAIRARAYTLGSDIVFGRDAYAPDTPGGRHLLAHELAHTVQQSRGGPGGGAAGGLVQRAITFDDCTADQQEVIKKAHKRAQEMLSQVIEKLKKYDGTNPPEIKTSLDSNMKDSSVTLAAGLAKRLARLATAGDDTQYECNMEGTSRAWSLWCVPFSDIELHPAWFSDPELDAKARTMIHEWLHRYQCAFDLAYKSDPEYAKLSKGQAKTNADSIARFVYEAR, encoded by the coding sequence ATGCGGACGTTCGCACAAAAGCAGGACCGGCCCCCAAAGCAGGCTTCGCCCAGGGCCGTCCACCCGGGCCAGGCTGCGTCCGGGCCCACGGCGGCGGCCTACCCCTTCCACTACGGCCGGATCCCCCTATACCTCACCGCGCCGGTGCAGCCCCAGGCCAAGCTGACGGTCAACACGCCGGGAGACCCGTACGAGAAAGAGGCGGACCGGGTGGCCGGCCAGGTGATGCGGATGCCGGAGCCGCGGGTGCAGCGCGCCTGCGCATGCGGCGGCGGGACGGAGGAAGAGTGCGAGGAGTGCCGCGCCCGGGGGACCGTCGTGCAGCGGCGGGTGGCGGAGGAGGGAGCCCCGCACGCCGAGGGGACCCGGCCCGCCGCCGCGCCTGCGATCGTGGACGAGGCGGCGCGCGCCCCCGGCCGGCCACTCGACCCGGCCACCCGCGCGTTCATGGAGACGCGCTTCGGCCGCGACTTCGGCGGGGTGCGCATCCACGTCGGCGGCCAGGCCGCCGCGGCGGCGCGGGCGATCCGGGCGCGGGCGTACACCCTCGGGAGCGACATCGTGTTCGGGCGAGACGCCTATGCGCCGGACACGCCCGGGGGCAGGCACCTCCTCGCGCACGAGCTCGCCCACACCGTCCAGCAGTCGCGCGGCGGCCCGGGCGGCGGGGCGGCCGGCGGCCTCGTGCAGCGCGCGATCACGTTCGACGACTGCACCGCGGACCAGCAGGAGGTCATCAAGAAGGCCCACAAGCGGGCTCAGGAGATGCTCTCGCAGGTCATCGAGAAGCTGAAGAAGTACGACGGCACCAACCCTCCCGAGATCAAGACGTCGCTGGACAGCAACATGAAGGACTCGAGCGTAACGCTGGCCGCCGGGCTCGCCAAGCGGCTGGCGAGGCTCGCCACCGCCGGCGACGACACGCAGTACGAGTGCAACATGGAGGGGACCTCCCGGGCCTGGTCCCTGTGGTGCGTGCCGTTTTCCGACATCGAGCTCCATCCGGCCTGGTTCTCCGATCCCGAGCTCGACGCGAAGGCCCGCACGATGATCCACGAGTGGCTGCACCGCTACCAGTGCGCGTTCGACCTCGCCTACAAGTCCGATCCCGAGTACGCGAAGCTGAGCAAGGGGCAGGCGAAGACCAACGCGGACTCGATCGCCCGGTTCGTCTACGAGGCACGCTGA
- a CDS encoding S9 family peptidase, which produces MTRTLPLLRAALAGAALLAGAPAHAQDPAAPPRPPVARTIAHVDTTHGDVRVDEYFWLRDDQRKDTAVIAYLEAENRYAEAMMAHTAQLQERLYQEMRGRIKETDLSVPERLGEYYYYQRTEAGKQYPIYARKRGSLDAPEEVMLDLNQLAEGKRFLSVANYEVSPDGRLLAFLVDTSGAERPTLMVKDLATGRLLPDRIDSVNYSLAWAADNRTLFYGTSDAANRAWRVWRHTLGTDRAADVKVAEEPDELFDVEVRLTKDRRYLLVRHSSFDASEVRFLDAATPAGEWRLIRPRQAGVEYSVEHHGGRFLIRTNEGAVNFKLVEAPVADPRRENWRDVVPASDSVLLDGFDVFRHFLVLYQRGNAQRTIRVVKAATGESHVISFPEPVYTVRGGGNPEFDTDTLRFAYTSLVTPQSVYDYDMERRTRVLRKATEVVGGYDPSRYGTERTWARAPDGVMVPVSLVYRRPLERDGRRPLLLYAYGSYGSSTDPAFSSSLLSLLDRGVVYAIAHVRGGQEMGRAWYDQGKLLNKKNTFTDFIAAAEHLVRERYTASDRLAIRGGSAGGLLMGAVLNMRPDLFRAAVADVPFVDVITTMLDASIPLTAGEWLQWGDPRQPEAYRYMKSYSPYDNVERKDYPAILVTAGLNDSRVGYWEPAKWVARLRAMKTDRNPLLLRTNMGAGHGGSSGRYDALREQAFRYAFILDQLGIRD; this is translated from the coding sequence ATGACCCGAACGCTCCCCCTCCTCCGCGCCGCGCTGGCCGGCGCCGCCCTGCTGGCCGGCGCGCCGGCGCACGCGCAAGATCCGGCCGCCCCGCCGCGGCCGCCGGTGGCCAGGACCATCGCGCACGTGGACACCACGCACGGCGACGTGCGCGTGGACGAGTACTTCTGGCTGCGCGACGACCAGCGGAAGGACACGGCCGTCATCGCCTACCTGGAGGCGGAGAACCGCTACGCCGAGGCCATGATGGCCCACACCGCCCAGCTCCAGGAGCGGCTCTACCAGGAGATGCGCGGGCGCATCAAGGAAACCGACCTCTCCGTCCCCGAGCGCCTGGGCGAGTACTACTACTACCAGCGCACCGAGGCCGGGAAGCAGTACCCGATCTACGCGCGCAAGCGGGGGAGCCTGGACGCGCCCGAGGAGGTGATGCTCGACCTCAACCAGCTGGCCGAGGGGAAGCGCTTCCTGAGCGTGGCGAACTACGAGGTGAGCCCCGACGGCCGGCTGCTGGCGTTCCTGGTGGACACTTCCGGCGCCGAGCGGCCCACGCTGATGGTGAAGGACCTGGCCACCGGCCGGCTCCTCCCCGACCGCATCGACAGCGTGAACTACTCGCTGGCGTGGGCGGCGGACAACCGCACCCTCTTCTACGGCACCAGCGACGCCGCCAACCGCGCCTGGCGCGTCTGGCGCCACACGCTGGGCACCGACCGCGCGGCGGACGTGAAGGTCGCGGAGGAGCCCGACGAGCTCTTCGACGTGGAGGTGCGGCTCACCAAGGACCGGCGCTACCTGCTGGTCCGCCACAGCAGCTTCGACGCGTCGGAGGTCCGCTTCCTCGACGCGGCCACGCCCGCGGGCGAGTGGCGCCTGATCCGGCCGCGCCAGGCGGGGGTGGAGTACAGCGTGGAGCACCACGGCGGCCGCTTCCTGATCCGCACCAACGAGGGCGCGGTGAACTTCAAGCTGGTGGAGGCGCCCGTGGCCGACCCGCGCCGCGAGAACTGGCGCGACGTGGTGCCGGCCAGCGACTCGGTGCTGCTGGACGGCTTCGACGTCTTCCGCCACTTCCTGGTGCTGTACCAGCGCGGCAACGCGCAGCGCACCATCCGGGTGGTGAAGGCGGCCACGGGCGAGAGCCACGTGATCTCGTTCCCCGAGCCGGTCTACACGGTGCGCGGCGGCGGCAACCCCGAGTTCGACACCGACACCCTGCGCTTCGCCTACACCTCGCTGGTGACGCCGCAGTCCGTGTACGACTACGACATGGAGCGGCGCACGCGCGTGCTGAGGAAGGCCACCGAGGTGGTGGGCGGCTACGACCCCTCGCGCTACGGCACCGAGCGCACCTGGGCGCGCGCGCCGGACGGGGTGATGGTCCCCGTCTCCCTCGTCTACCGCAGGCCGCTGGAGCGCGACGGGCGGCGGCCGCTCCTGCTGTACGCCTACGGCTCGTACGGCTCCAGCACCGACCCCGCCTTCTCGTCGAGCCTGCTGAGCCTGCTGGACCGCGGCGTGGTGTACGCCATCGCGCACGTGCGCGGCGGGCAGGAGATGGGGCGGGCGTGGTACGACCAGGGGAAGCTGCTGAACAAGAAGAACACCTTCACCGACTTCATCGCGGCGGCCGAGCACCTGGTGCGCGAGCGGTACACGGCCAGCGACCGGCTGGCGATTCGCGGCGGGAGCGCGGGCGGGCTCCTGATGGGCGCGGTGCTCAACATGCGCCCCGACCTCTTCCGCGCCGCCGTGGCCGACGTGCCGTTCGTGGACGTGATCACCACCATGCTCGACGCCTCGATCCCGCTCACCGCGGGCGAGTGGCTGCAGTGGGGCGACCCGCGCCAGCCCGAGGCGTACCGCTACATGAAGAGCTACTCGCCGTACGACAACGTGGAGCGGAAGGACTACCCGGCGATCCTGGTGACGGCGGGGCTCAACGACTCGCGGGTGGGCTACTGGGAGCCGGCCAAGTGGGTGGCCCGGCTGCGGGCGATGAAGACCGACCGCAACCCGCTGCTGCTGCGCACCAACATGGGCGCGGGCCACGGCGGCTCGTCGGGGCGCTACGACGCGCTGCGCGAGCAGGCGTTCCGCTACGCCTTCATCCTGGACCAGCTCGGCATCCGCGACTGA